GCGGCGATGAAACGGAATGGCAGCGATTGGTCACGCCGGACGTATTGTTTGACAACCTGATCGCGGACAAGCAGGCCGTCCCGATGATCGTTGTCATGCCCAATGGTCGCGCTCAGAAAAATGACCGGGCAGAGGGCAACGTCTTTGAATCGGCACCAGCATTCGCCGTGTTCGAAGACGACTTGCTCAAGGACGTGATTCCTGCCGTCGAGTCGCGCTACTCGGTTCTCGCCGATCGCGAACATCGCGCGTTGGCCGGACTGTCGATGGGCGGCGGCCAGTCGCTGAACTTCGGTCTGGCGCATCTGGACACGTTCGCGTGGATCGGCGGTTTCTCGTCGGCGCCGAACTCGAAAACGCCGGAAGAACTCATTCCCGATCCCGCGAAAACGAGCGAGCAACTGAAGCTGCTGTGGCTTTCCTGCGGCAACAAAGACGGCCTGATCCGCGTCAGCCAGCGTATGC
This Phycisphaerae bacterium DNA region includes the following protein-coding sequences:
- a CDS encoding esterase family protein; protein product: MELGPDDKQTYPDPPASITEKRDRIARGRLELIEYDSKTVGATRKMNVYTPPEYSPDKKYPVLYLLHGIGGDETEWQRLVTPDVLFDNLIADKQAVPMIVVMPNGRAQKNDRAEGNVFESAPAFAVFEDDLLKDVIPAVESRYSVLADREHRALAGLSMGGGQSLNFGLAHLDTFAWIGGFSSAPNSKTPEELIPDPAKTSEQLKLLWLSCGNKDGLIRVSQRMQRYLKEHNVPHVWNVDSHGHDPTHWRNNLYHFAQRLFKDAPAK